One stretch of Chryseobacterium sp. LJ668 DNA includes these proteins:
- a CDS encoding NAD-dependent epimerase/dehydratase family protein, translating into MESFTEKILITGALGQIGTELTNRLVEIHGAENVVASGLDRWQKGITSAGYYERMDVTNTQLVRQIIKDYDITTVYHLASLLSGTSEKQPIFAWKLNLEPLLHFCEMAKEGLLHKIFWPSSIAVFGKGIPKHNVGQDVVLNPTTVYGISKMAGEKWCEYYFDKYGVDVRSIRYPGLISWKTPAGGGTTDYAVEIFYEAVEEGKYTSFISEDTAMPMLYMDDAINATLKLMEAPKESLTVRSSYNLGGMSFTPKELADEIKKEIPEFEIDYKPDFRQAIADSWPSSIDDSIAKKDWNLSYDFGISEMSKDMIKNLKVKLSK; encoded by the coding sequence ATGGAATCCTTCACGGAAAAAATTCTCATTACAGGAGCTTTAGGTCAAATAGGCACAGAGCTTACCAACAGACTTGTAGAAATTCACGGAGCTGAAAATGTAGTAGCTTCAGGGTTAGACAGATGGCAAAAAGGCATTACCTCTGCAGGATATTATGAAAGAATGGATGTTACCAATACACAATTGGTGAGACAGATCATCAAAGATTACGATATTACTACCGTCTATCATTTGGCTTCTTTATTATCAGGAACTTCTGAAAAACAACCGATCTTTGCATGGAAACTGAATCTTGAACCACTTCTTCATTTTTGTGAAATGGCGAAAGAGGGATTGCTTCACAAGATCTTCTGGCCTAGTTCTATTGCTGTATTTGGAAAAGGAATTCCTAAACATAATGTTGGTCAGGATGTAGTCTTAAATCCGACGACCGTTTATGGTATTTCAAAAATGGCAGGCGAAAAATGGTGTGAATATTATTTTGATAAATATGGAGTTGATGTCAGAAGCATCAGATATCCGGGGTTGATTTCATGGAAAACTCCTGCAGGTGGAGGAACGACTGATTACGCTGTGGAGATTTTCTACGAAGCAGTGGAAGAGGGGAAGTATACGAGCTTCATCTCCGAAGATACTGCAATGCCGATGTTGTATATGGATGATGCGATCAACGCTACTTTAAAATTGATGGAAGCTCCGAAAGAAAGTTTAACGGTTCGTTCTTCTTATAATTTGGGCGGAATGTCTTTTACGCCAAAAGAATTGGCAGACGAAATTAAGAAAGAAATTCCTGAATTTGAAATTGATTATAAACCGGATTTCAGACAGGCAATTGCAGATTCTTGGCCATCGTCAATTGATGATTCTATTGCCAAAAAAGATTGGAATCTTTCTTATGATTTTGGAATTTCTGAAATGTCTAAAGACATGATTAAAAATCTAAAAGTTAAATTATCAAAATAA